The genomic window GCCTGTCGGGAAGATCCTTGTAGAGCTCGGTCCCCGAGCTGCCGCAGGCGATGCAGTGTGGTCTTTGAACGGTTCGCATCTCGGCTCTACCAGTTGCAACGGGCGCGACAATGGCGCTGGATCTATGCCCGAAACACTCGATAGCACCAGTGTCGCGGCAATCGCAACGCAAGCAGCGCGGCTTGCACCGACTTCGCGCGGCAGTTAACTGTCTCGCGCGCTCAAAAGGCGGCATCATCGGGAGCCATTCATGTCATTTCTGGACGCGCTGGAACGGCATCGGCGCCTGTTTGCGGAACTGGGCGCGCTGGAGGCCCAAGTCGTGGCTCTGGCCGACCAGATCGAGCGCTCGATCCGCGCGGGCGGCAAGGTCGTGTTCTTCGGCAATGGCGGAAGTGCCGCCGACAGCCAGCATCTGGTGGCAGAATTCGTCGTGCGCTACCGCGCTGAGCGACGGCCGCTGCCGGCTCTCGCGCTGACGGTCGACACCTCGATCCTGACGGCGCATACGAACGACTACGCCTTCGAAACGGTGTTTGCCCGTCAGGTGGAGGCGTTGTGCGGCCCCTCCGACACGGTGATCGGAATTTCCACGTCGGGCAACAGCGCAAACATCATCGCCGGTCTCGCTGCGGCCAGATCCGTTGGTGCTGCGGGGTGGGCATGGACGGGCAGGGGCGGCGGCAAGCTTGCTGAAACTGGCGA from Georhizobium profundi includes these protein-coding regions:
- a CDS encoding D-sedoheptulose-7-phosphate isomerase, with product MSFLDALERHRRLFAELGALEAQVVALADQIERSIRAGGKVVFFGNGGSAADSQHLVAEFVVRYRAERRPLPALALTVDTSILTAHTNDYAFETVFARQVEALCGPSDTVIGISTSGNSANIIAGLAAARSVGAAGWAWTGRGGGKLAETGDHVLAVPESETARVQEAHLFIGHWICEDMDRRFATS